The Mastomys coucha isolate ucsf_1 unplaced genomic scaffold, UCSF_Mcou_1 pScaffold11, whole genome shotgun sequence genome includes a window with the following:
- the LOC116076853 gene encoding serine/arginine repetitive matrix protein 2-like, whose amino-acid sequence MVYTEPRLHRRQSTQYQDSKEDSPHRNNHYRRYSTQKQSPQNKAHMETEHSRRQPTQKQDIPGDSPHRNKQHTRRFTQKEDFTEDTPHRNRTSQETVHTETTSTEDILFRNKTPQKRVHIKPRLNRRYSTQKQLPQKTVHTKTGHHRGRSTQKEDFTGDSPHRNKISQETFHTTTRLHGRQSTQNQDSMEDSPQKKKISWKTVHTEIPFYRRPSTQKQDSRKDGPHSNRTSQEMIHTDTTSTEDILFRNMTPQKRVHIKPRLYRTYSTQKQSLQKTVHTKTGHHRRRSTQKEDSNSTDTSPHREKTPQKIVHPETRLHRRQSTQRQDSTENSPHKNETPWKTVYIETRLHRRPSSQKQDSMKDSPYKNKSPRKRVYTETKHHRKQSTQNQSSREDRPHRNRMSEEMIYTDTSSTEDILFRNKTPQKKVHIKPRLYRRDSTQKQSLQKTVHTKTGYHKRQSTKKEDSTGASPHRNKTPQKIVHIETRLHRRWSTGKQLPHKLVHTKPEHYRTQSTQRQDNIEDSPHRHRTSHKTVHTKPEHYRRWSSQREASIGGSPYRNETPRKTVHTEIRQSSQKWDSTKDSAHRNKTSGKIVYTKTRLHGRQSIQKQDSSEDSLYRNWIPWKTVYTPARVYGRQSTQKQDSSEDSLHRNRLHRNRTPGKTVYSETRLHGRQSTQKQDSSEDSPHRNWTPGKTVYTQGRLHGRQSTQKDDSTRDSLHRNKRPWKTVHTETRLQRKSTQKQETTEDSPHRNKTLWKTETGFHWR is encoded by the coding sequence CACAGAACCAAGACTCCACAGAAGACAGTCCACACAGTACCAAGACTCTAAGGAGGACAGTCCACACAGAAACAATCACTACAGAAGATACTCCACACAGAAACAATCACCACAAAATAAAGCCCACATGGAaacagaacattccagaagacAGCCCACACAGAAACAGGATATTCCAGGAGACAGTCCACACAGAAACAAGCAACATACAAGACGGTTCACACAGAAAGAAGACTTCACAGAGGACACTCCACACAGAAACAGAACATCACAGGAGACAGTCCACACAGAAACAACCAGCACAGAAGACATTCTATTCAGAAACAAGACTCCACAGAAGAGAGTCCACATAAAACCAAGACTCAATAGAAGATACTCGACACAGAAACAATTACCACAGAAGACAGTCCACACAAAAACAGGACATCACAGAGGACGGTCCACACAGAAAGAAGACTTCACGGGAGACAGTCCACACAGAAACAAGATTTCACAGGAGACATTCCACACAACAACAAGACTCCATGGAAGACAGTCCACACAAAACCAAGACTCCATGGAAGACagtccacaaaaaaaaaagatttcatggaAGACAGTCCACACAGAAATACCATTTTACAGGAGACCATCCACACAGAAACAAGATTCCAGGAAAGACGGTCCACACAGCAACAGAACATCACAGGAGATGATCCACACTGACACAACCAGCACAGAAGACATTCTATTCAGAAATATGACTCCACAGAAGAGAGTCCACATAAAACCAAGACTCTATAGAACATACTCCACACAGAAACAATCACTACAGAAGACAGTCCACACAAAAACAGGACATCACAGAAGACGGTCCACACAGAAAGAAGACTCCAACTCCACAGACACTAGTCCACACAGAGAAAAGACTCCACAGAAGATAGTCCACCCAGAAACAAGACTCCACAGAAGACAGTCCACACAAAGACAAGACTCTACAGAAAACAGTCCACATAAAAATGAGACTCCATGGAAGACAGTCTACATAGAAACAAGACTCCACAGGAGACCATCTTCACAGAAACAAGACTCCATGAAAGATAGTCCATATAAAAACAAGTCTCCACGGAAGAGAGtctacacagaaacaaaacatcaCAGGAAACAGTCCACGCAGAACCAAAGCTCCAGGGAAGACCGTCCTCACAGGAACAGAATGTCAGAGGAGATGATATACACTGACACAAGCAGCACAGAAGACATTCTATTCAGAAACAAGACTCCACAGAAGAAAGTCCACATAAAACCAAGACTCTACAGAAGAGACTCCACACAGAAACAATCACTACAGAAGACAGTCCACACAAAAACAGGATATCACAAAAGACAGTCCACAAAGAAAGAAGACTCCACAGGGGCTAGTCCACACAGAAATAAGACTCCACAAAAGATAGTCCATATAGAAACAAGACTCCACAGGAGATGGTCTACAGGGAAACAATTACCACACAAATTAGTCCACACAAAACCAGAACACTACAGAACACAGTCCACACAGAGACAGGACAACATAGAAGACAGTCCTCACAGACACAGGACATCACACAAGACAGTCCACACAAAACCAGAACATTACAGAAGGTGGTCCTCACAGCGAGAAGCCTCTATAGGAGGCAGTCCATATAGAAATGAGACACCACGGAAAACAGTCCACACAGAAATAAGACAGTCCTCACAAAAATGGGACTCCACAAAAGACAGTGCACACAGAAACAAGACTTCAGGGAAGATAGTCTACACAAAAACAAGACTCCATGGAAGACAGTCTATACAGAAACAAGACTCTTCAGAAGACAGTCTATACAGAAACTGGATTCCATGGAAGACAGTCTACACACCAGCAAGAGTCTATGGAAGACAGTCTACACAGAAACAAGACTCTTCAGAAGACAGTCTACACAGAAACAGGCTACACAGAAACAGGACTCCAGGGAAAACAGTCTACTCAGAAACAAGACTTCATGGAAGACAGTCCACACAGAAACAAGACTCTTCAGAAGACAGTCCACACAGAAACTGGACTCCAGGGAAAACAGTCTATACACAAGGAAGACTCCATGGAAGACAGTCTACACAGAAAGACGACTCCACAAGAGACAGTCTTCACAGAAACAAGAGACCATGGAAGACAGTCCACACAGAGACAAGACTCCAAAGAAAGTCCACACAAAAACAAGAGACCACGGAAGACAGTCCACACAGAAACAAGACTctatggaagacagagacaggattcCATTGGAGATAA